The Humulus lupulus chromosome 3, drHumLupu1.1, whole genome shotgun sequence genome window below encodes:
- the LOC133824445 gene encoding uncharacterized protein LOC133824445, with translation MRLIARIHMLGALNGVKMDLANVASSLPIGLTNLENMNLSFTLVTNGGLKKLSKLTSLKSLNLDACQITDEGLENLTNLTELPHLDLFGAHITDSGMNYL, from the exons ATGAGACTAATTGCTAGGATACATATGCTTGGGGCTCTAAACGGTGTGAAGATGGACTTGGCAAATGTTGCTTCCTCTTTGCCTATAG GTTTGACTAATCTGGAGAATATGAATCTGTCATTCACATTAGTAACTAATGGTGGTTTGAAAAAGTTGTCTAAATTGACATCTCTTAAATCACTTAACTTGGATGCATGCCAAATTACTGACGAAGGACTTGAAAATCTCACGA ATCTTACTGAATTGCCACACCTGGATCTTTTTGGAGCTCATATCACAGATTCTGGAATGAattatttatga